Part of the Alteracholeplasma palmae J233 genome, ATAGAAAATGAACTTAGACAAGATGCTAATTTAAAGATTGCAGTTGACACTATCGTTAAAAAAGTAGATGCTTAATCCACATTAATATTGTTTATAAAATGTTTGAAATATGTTATAATAATAGCATAGTAAGGCTTATAAGTGGACTTTCCCACTTTTCCACACACACTAATAACTATAAAAATAAATATTATAATAAATAAAAGGAGAATCGCCATGAATTTTTCAATTAATAGAGAAGTACTTCTAACCCAATTATTAAACATTCAAAAAGGACTTCCAGTAAAAACTTCACTACCTATTTTATATGCAATTAAATTTGAAGTTTTAGAAGATCATATTTTATTAACATCAAGTAACTCAGATATCGCTATTCAAATTATGATTGATGATCCAAGTTTAAAAGTATTACAAACAGGAAAAGCTGCTATCCCTGGTAAATTCTTTATTGAAATCATGAGAAAGATAAATGCTACATATGTTGAAATGGCATTAATGGAAGATAAATTATTAGTGATAAAAGCAGATCGCTCTGAATTTAAACTAAGATTAATGGATTTTGACTATTATCCAGAAATTGATTTCTTAGACTTAGATGATCCAATCGTTATTGACAGTAACGTTATTAAAACAATTGTGAGAGAAACAAACTTCGCAACTGCTACAAATGAAAAAAGACCTATCTTAACAGGTGTTAACTTCAAATACGATGATAACCACTTATATGCAGTAGCAACCGACTCATATAGACTTAGTCAAAAAAATATTAAATTAAGAACTCATAGTAAACAATTTGATATTGTTATTCCAAATAAGAGTTTAGAAGAATTAAGTAAAATTTTAGATTCAATCAATGAAGATATTGAATTATACATTAACCCAAATAAAGTTTTGTTTAAACTTAATAAAATTTGGTTTCAAACAAGATTACTTGAAGGCAACTACCCAGATACTGTAAAAATTATTCCAACAGAATTCCCAGTATCTATTCCATTTAACAAAGAAGATCTTTTACAAGCAGTAGAAAGAGTTTCCTTATTATCACCAAGAGATAAAGAAACTAACTATAACATCATTAAACTTAACCTAAACTTAGATAAAGTAGTAGAAATCAGTTCTACAAACAATGAAGTTGGGGATGCTTTAGAAGAAATTATTCCTAATGGGGATATAAAAGGTGAATCAATTAAAATTGCATTCAGCTCTAAATACCTAGTAGAAGCATTAAAATCTCTTAATTCTCCAGAAATTACATTAAACTTTGCAGGAGATATTAAACCTTTTGTTATTAAAGGCAAACTAGATGAAGAATCACTACACCTTATTCTTCCAGTAAGAATGGACTAATGATAAAATAAGATAAGCTCAAGCAATTGAGCTTTTTGTTTTTAAATATTAAATAATACTATTTTTAAGTTATAATCGATGTAACTAAAACTATTATTGATATTAAGGGGATAGCATATGAGTGAAAAAGAAAAACAACTATTAATATTTATTATAATGATCTTAGCATCCCAACTATTTTTAAAACTATGGTCTTTTATCAGTCGTTATGTACATAAAACGAATCACAAATACTTTGAGAATAAAAATGGCTTAGAAGAATTCTATTACACTATCTATTTTATGATCATTTTAATAAGCCTTGGAGTTATATATGCTTTTGTCATAATAAACTATGAAATAAAATACTACAGCCTATTCATACTAGCACTATCGCTATTAGTAAGCTTCTTATTATATAAAAAAATTAACCCGACACTTACTAAAATTACGAGTGATGAGAATTGCTTCATACAATCAAAAAGATTTTTTGGTAATAACAAAACTAAAATACAAAACACCCACTATTTCATTAACACATTTTATCAATTTTCATTAATATTTAATACGATAGCTGCTTTAATAGTATATTTAACTTTGTAATAACCTAACAAAAACTAAGGAGAACATTTTCTAAAATGATTTCCTTTTTTATTTTTATAGACAAATACAATAATACCCTAAAATCGTTAAAATTTGCCATTTTTAAATAAAACCTAATAAGACATCGTTTTTAACAAAAAAGCCTTTAAAACGTTATTTTTATTGATATTTATGGTATAATAAACATAAGTGAGGGAATAATATGCAAGAATTTATACTACGTGGCGAATTTATAACAATCGCTCAATTTCTAAAAGTAAATGATTATATCACATCAGGTGGTCAAACAAAATTTTTTCTAGTAGAAAATGAAGTTTTACTAAACGGCATTCCTATTATCGAAAGAAAGAAAAAATTAAAAAATGGAGATGTCGTCACAGTTAACAAAAATAAGTATGTGATTACATATGATTAAAAAATTAGAATTAAAACAATTTAGAAATCATTTAACAAAAACAATTGAATTTAATAAAAATCTAGTGTATTTAGTAGGACCTAATGGATCTGGTAAAACAAGTATTTTAGAAAGTATTTATTTTGCCTCAACAACTAAATCACATAGAACAAATAATGAAAAAGAAATGATTCAAGAAAATCAACCTTTTTCTATTATAAAACTTAAAACTGTTACAAATGACTTTCAAATTGTCTTATCAGATACTGGAAAAAGAGCATTTATTAATCAAGTAGAAAAAAGAAAAATAAGTGATTATATTGGTCATTTCAAAGTTGTAATGTTTTCTCCAGAAGATCTTTCTTTAATTAAAGGAAGCCCTTCTGATAGAAGAAAATTTATGGACTTAGAATTGATGCAGCTATATCCATCTTACCTACAAACCTTAAGCCAGTATAAAAAAGTTTTAAAACAAAGAAATCTACTTTTAAAAAAAATAAAAATAGATGATGATTATACTTTTTTAAATATCTTAGGAGAACAACTCCTTGAATTAGGAGAAGTTTTAATTTCTAAAAGAAAAGCATTCCTAGAAGAACTCCAAGAAGAACTTAACAAAGCATACAAACTATTTTCTAACTATCAAACAACCATTCAATATATCCCTTATTTAACCAAAGAAAAAATGATAGAGCACTTCACTAAAAAACAAAAATATGACATCATCAACCAAACAACTATGGCAGGACCACATAAAGATGATTTTATTATTTTGTTTAATGAAAAAATAGCGAATGCATTTGCCTCACAAGGTGAACAAAGATTAATTATGATTGCCTTAAAACTTGCTTTACTAAAACTGATTCAAAAACATGAAAATAAAGAAATTGTTCTATTACTAGATGATGTCTTATCAGAACTTGATGATCAGATACAAAAAACAATCTTAGAACAATTACCTAAAAATCAACAAATTATTATTAGTAGTGCAGTAAAGATTCTAGAGAATAACAACATACAAATGATTCAACTAAATAAAGGAGCTTGATTTTATGTCTACAGAAAATAAAGAACAAAAAGCATATGATGCAGATAGTATACAAATACTTGAAGGATTAGAAGCGGTAAGAAAAAGACCTGGGATGTATATCGGATCAACAGGAGAAAGAGGACTTCACCATTTAGTATGGGAAATAGTAGATAACTCTATTGATGAAGCCTTAGCAGGATACGCAGACACAATTACAGTAGAAGTTTTAAAAGACAATATCATAAGAGTAACAGATAACGGACGTGGGATTCCAGTAGGGATTCACCATAAAACAGGAAAACCAGCAGTAGAAACAATTCTTACAACCCTTCATGCCGGTGGTAAATTTGATGGTTCATCCTATAAAGTATCAGGAGGGCTACACGGTGTAGGGGCTTCTGTTGTTAATGCTTTATCAAGCTATTTTATCGTAGAAGTTCATGTGAACGGAAAAATCCATAAACAAAGATTTGAAAAAGGATTCCCAGTAACAGGCCTAGACATAATAGGAGATACAACTCATCAAGGAACAGTTATTACATTCTTAGCTGATCCAGATGTATTTAAAGAAACAACCATTTATGATTTTGAAACTCTAAGAAGTAGAGTGCAACAACTAGCTTTCTTAAACAGAAATATTAAAATTACAATCACAGATGATAGAAAAGAAGAACCAGTTTCATTCACCTATCATTATGAAGGTGGTTTATTAGAATATATTGATTTTTTAACAGGTACTAAAACTAAAATTAACGCAAATAAGTTTTATGCTGAAAAAGAAGTTGATGGTATTACATTAGAAGTTGCCTTACAATATACAGATTCATACGCAACTAACCTATATTCATTTACAAACAACATTCCAACCCATGAAGGTGGAATGCATGAAGATGGATTTAAAATGGCTTTAAATCGTGTTTTAGCAAAATATGCTAAAGACAATAACTTACTTAAAAAAGATGAACCTTTCATAAGTGATGACACAAGAGAAGGCTTAACTGCGATTATTTCAGTTAAACACCCTGATCCACAATTTGAAGGACAAACTAAAACTAAATTAGGAAACGTTGAAGTAAGACAAATCGCTTCTCAAGTAGTTGGAGAAACATTTGAAAGATACTTATTAGAAAACCCAACAGACGCAAAAGCAATCATTGATAAATCTTTACTAGCAGCACGCGCTAGAATCGCCGCTAGAAAAGCACGTGAAGCAACGCGTCGTAAATCACCTTTAGATGCACTAGGCTTTGCATCTAAACTAGCAGATTGTAGAAGTAAAAACCCTGCTATATCTGAACTTTATATCGTCGAAGGGGACTCAGCCGGAGGATCTGCTAAGCAAGGTAGAGAATCTGAATATCAAGCTATCTTACCCTTACGTGGTAAAGTCCTAAACGTTGAAAAAGCTAGAATTGATAAAGTCTTAAGTAACAATGAAATTCTTTCTTTAATCCAAGCGATTGGAACTGGAATTGGAGAAGAATTTAACCCTGAAAAAGCACGTTATCATAAAATTGTTATCATGACCGATGCCGATGTCGATGGGGCACATATTAGAACATTATTACTTACATTCTTCTTTAGATACTTTAAACCACTAATTGACCTAGGATATATCTATTTTGCTCAACCACCTTTATATAAATTACAATTTGGTAAAAAAGTAGAATATGTTTATGATGATGAAGCACTACCAAAAGCCTTAGAACAATTAGGCGGAAAACCAAGCATGCAAAGATATAAAGGGCTAGGGGAAATGAATCCTGAACAATTATGGGAAACCACAATGGATCCTGAAACTAGAACTTTACTACAAGTAACAATGAAAGATGCGATAGAAGCAGATCAAGTCTTTAACATGTTAATGGGAGAAGAAGTTGCTCCTAGAAAAGAATTTATTCAAACAAATGCGGTATACGCAGATGTTGATATTTAAGAAGGGGTATTATTATGTCAGAAGAAATAAAAGATGATTTTGAAACAAGTAAAACAACTGAAGGACATATTAAAGAAGTAAACATTTCATCAGAAATGAGAAAATCCTTCTTAAGTTACGCAATGAGTGTTATCGTTTCACGTGCTTTACCAGATATTAGAGATGGATTAAAACCAGTTCAAAGAAGAATTCTTTATGGAATGAATGAACTAGGTGTTTACAGTAATTCAAGTTATAAAAAGTCAGCCAGAATTGTAGGGGACGTTATGGGGAAATATCACCCTCATGGTGACTCTAGTATTTATGAGGCAATGGTAAGAATGTCTCAAGATTTTAGTTATAGATATCCGCTTGTTGATGGTCATGGTAACTTTGGATCAATCGATGGTGATGGGGCAGCCGCTATGCGTTATACCGAAGCTAGAATGTCTAAAATCGCTATGGAAATGTTAAGAGATATTGATAAAAACACAATTGATTTTATTGATAACTACGATGCCAGTGAAAAAGAACCAGCTGTCCTACCAGCAAGGTACCCAAATCTTTTAGTAAACGGATCAACAGGGATTGCAGTAGGTATGGCGACAAACATCCCACCTCATGACTTAGGTGAAGTAGTTGATGGTTTATTAGCATATATTGATAATAAAGATATTACAGTAGATGAATTAATGGAATACATTAAAGGACCAGATTTTCCAACCGGAGGACAAATCCTTGGCTTAAGTGGACTAAGAGCTGCTTATAGAACGGGTAATGGTATTATCGCTATTAGAGCTAAAGCAGAAATTCAAACCCATAAAAATAAAAATAGTATTGTTGTTACTGAAATACCATATCAAGTTAATAAAACAAAACTAATTGAAAGAATCGCAGAACTAGCAAAAGATAAAATTATTGAAGGGATTACAGACCTAAGAGATGAATCAAACCGTAAAGGAATGAGAATCGTTATTGAATTAAGAAGAGATGTAAACCCTCATGTAATGTTAAATAACTTATACAAATATACACAACTTCAAGTATCATTTGGTATGAACATGATTGCCCTTGTTAAAGGTGAACCTAAAACAGTCACTCTAAAAGATATGTTAGAAGGATACTTTGAATTCCAAATGGAAGTCATTCAAAGAAGAACACAATATGAATTAGAAAAAGCAGAAGCTAGAATTCATATTATCAATGCCTTAGTAAAAGCTTTAAACGATGTTGATAGAGCAGTTGAATTAATTAAAACTTCTAAAGATGGTGAAGAAGCTAAACAAAGATTAATTGAAACATACGACTTTGATGATATCCAAGCTAAAGCTATCCTAGATATGAGATTACAAAGATTAACAAGTCTTGAAATCTTAAAAATCAAAGATGAAGCTGAAGAATTAAGAATTAAAATAGAAGGCTATAATGAAATTATTGCTTCTCATGAAAGAAAAGAAGCTATCATCAAAGAAGAAATCACAGAAATTAGAAACAAATATGATGATGGAAGAAAATCAGAAATCAACCTTTATGAAGATCTAGACATTGATAATGAAGACTTAATCCCAGTTGAAGATATCTTAATTACAGTTACTAATAATGGCTATATTAAGAGAATGTCGCTTGATAACTATAAAGCTCAAAATCGTGGTGGAGTAGGAATTACTGGTATTAAGATGCATGAAGATGACTATGTTGAACATATGGCAATGACACAAACTCATGACTATCATTTATTCTTTACTAATAAAGGTAGAGTCTATAAAATAAAAGGATACCAAATTCCAGTTGGATCAAGACAAGCTAAAGGACTACCAATCATTAACCTTTTACCATTTGAAAAAGATGAAACATTAACATCATTTACGAGCGTAAAAGACTTTGATGATCAAAACCAATTCTTATTCTTTGTCACTAAAAAAGGTATTGTTAAACGTACCCCAGTAAGTGATTATAAGAACATTAGAACAAATGGTATTATTGCCTTAACCTTAAGAGAAGATGATGAACTATTAAGCGTTAGACCAACAAACGGTAATAAAGATATTATCCTAGGTGCTTCAAACGGTAAAGCTATCAGATTCAATGAAGCAGATGTCCGTTCTATGGGACGTACCGCATCGGGGGTTAAAGGAATGGCTATAGATGAAAAAGATGATATCGTAGGAATTGCTTTAGTAGAAAATGAAGACCAAGAAGTCTTAGTAGTTACTGAAAATGGATTTGGCAAGAGAACTCATGTCAGTGAATATCGTAGCCAAAACCGTGGAGGTAAAGGAGTTAAAACCCTTAATGTTACAGAGAAAAATGGTAAACTTGCCACACTAAGAGCTGTAACAGATGATCAAGATTTAATTGTTTCATCAGATAAAGGAATTACAATTAGAACTCATATTGCACAAATAGCTGAAACTAAGCGTGCTACACAAGGTGTTAGAATTATTAAACTAAGACCTGATCATAAGGTTGCTACTATAGCGTTAGTTCCTCACCAAGATGAAGAAGAAATAGTTGATCCACAAATAGTAACACAAGAAGAAATAGAAATTAAAGATGAAAAGAAAGTAGTAGAAACAGTAACACTTTCAGCAACTTCTGAAGAAAATATAGAAGAAGAAAAAGAAGTAACACAAATAGATATTTTCGATAAAGAATAATTAATTTAAAAGGCACCCTTATTTATTTTAAATTTAAATAAATAGAGGTGCTTTTTTGTTGGGATAATAAGTAAATGAAAGTAATAAAAGATCATATGAATTAAATAATCATAATAAAACTATGTATAATCCCAACAAAGTTTAAATGATAAGCAACATTTCCCGAGATTTCCCGAGATTTCCCGAGATTTCCCGAGATTTCCCGAGATTTCCCGAGATAAAGTGTTATAATGTACATAGAAGGGATGATACAATATGACAAAATTGTTTAAGGAAGAATCAAACACTATAGAATACAAAAAAACATTACCTAATGAAACTGAAAGATGGTTAAAATCAATTGTTTCTTTTAGTAATACTTCAGGTGGAGAATTAATTATTGGTGTTGAAGACTCGACACTTAATATTTACGGAATTCATGAAGTAAGATCTGTTTTTGAACAAAAAATTATGGAAACTATCTATAATAATATTGAACCGAAACCCATTGTAGATATTGTATTTAAGAATATTGAAAATAAAGACATCGCTATTATTCAAGTTTTAAAAGGGAATGAACAGCCATATTTTATTAGAAAACAAGGGATAGAAGAGGGTTGCTATATCAGATTTGGGTCAACAGATCAAAAAGCAAGCAATAGTCAAAGAACTGAATTATTACTAAATAAAAAAAATGAAAATTATACAAATAAAATTTATGATGAACAAGGTACATTATTTAGCTTAAAAGATATCGATATCAGTGCATTCTTACTTGAAATTAACAATACGATAAAAACAAATAAAGAAATCACTATAAACAAGTTAATTGAATGGAATATAGTTAAAAAAAGTTTCGGTGAACTCTATGCAACTAATGGTTTAATGCTACTTTTAGGACAGGGATTTAATTATAGTAACATCAGAATAGGGTTCTTTTCAGGAATAACTAAATCTAAACTAATTGACGAAATAACTGTCACGGGGTCAATTATTAAACAATATAATGAAGTAATGAAAATACTCCTTGATAAGTTAAAGACACACTATAAAATAAAAACGCTTAGAGAACAACAATATAAAGTGCCTGAAGAGACGCTAAGAGAAATTATAGCTAATGCTATCATACATAGAAACTACTTAGAGCAAGAACCAATTAAGATTAGTTTATTTGATGATCGCATCGAAATATTTTCTCCAGGTAATTTTTTTGATGGTCTACAGTTAGAGGATGCTCTAAATGGAATTTCAAAATTGAGAAATCCAAATATCAGTGAAATTTTTTATCATATTGGAATTATTGAAAAATGGGGATCTGGAATTAAAAGAGCAAACGAAGCATTAGAAGAAAATTTAATGAACCAATTAGTTTTTGAAATAAGGAGTGCTCACGGTATTAATGTAATAATTAAATTTGATAAAGATAACATAAAAGCAGTTGAACATAGTGTAATAGATGAAGAAAATTATTTAGAATATAAAAAAGATTTTACACGTAAACAATTAGAACAAGAACTAGGCTTTACTACAGATCAAGCTAGGTACTTAATCGAAAAATGGCTAAGTAAAGGAAAAGTCACAAAAAGTGGTGGTGGACCTAGTACAATTTATAAAGTTAATAAGTAATATAATAACAAAATTAAGTATTATATTTATTAATATTGAAGAAAAGAATTACTCTAATTGGAGCTGTAAAGAAATGAAGTAATTCACTACTTCAAGAACTTAACAGTTCTTTTTTTCTTATATCTACCGTGAACTATGTGGATAAAATCAAAAAACATCTACTTTTAGGCGTCAAAAAAGAAGATTCTATTAAAATCTTAAGTTTATTGTAGATATCTATTCTGTTATTCTATACTTTTTATTATGATATTTTCTCAAATTATACCCAATCGCTGTTAAATAAAACTCCATTTTAACATTATGAGTTAATCTTCGTCTAAATCTTCTTACTTTAAATGCTTCTTTAATCACTCCAAAGGCACCCTCAACTTGAATTGACCTTTGAACTCTTAATTCAATTCCTAATGGTGATGTAAGATTTTTAATAACCTCTTTTTGGTATGTAAGATTTTCATCATTAATCTCTTTACGCTTACCATTTGGTAATTCATATACATCATTACCTCGATTATTTCTATACAGATACTTTAAAGTATCTCCATTAGGTGTTAAATAATCATTACCTGATTTAGTAAGGTTAAATGGAAAATATGGATCTTTCATTCTTTTTTTGTCATGCGTATCTTTAGCATACATTGCATATTTTTGATAAAGCTCCATATCGTTTAGTTTTAAATAACGATAATTCGTTAATCCACCATATCCAGCATCCGCTACTGGATATTTTGGATAGAAGTCATAACTTTTCTTAAATCCTTCTAAAAAAGGAATCAAAGTTTTATAATCACTACGTTCTTTATAGATATCTAGATGTAGGATATATTCATTTGATACACCAATTTGTATATTATACCCTGGTTTTAATTGACTATTACGCATATGATCTTCTTTCATATGCATAAAAGTCGCGTCTATATCTGTTTTAGCATATGAGTTTCTATCATTACCCATAATCTTTAAATGTCTTTCATACTCTACAAGTTTAGCTAAATATTCTAAGATATGTTCATAATCTCTTTGTAAAGTAGTTTTTCTTTGACCTTTACCATATTTAAACTCTATTAATTCCCTATCTATCTCATTAAGTAGAAAGTCTTTGATGCTATTTAAATTATCAGTGTTATATGTTTCATGTATTGGAAAGAAGATATCTGAGTCTTCATATCTTTTATTTAAGGATTCTATCTGTTTGGTTATTTTTTTATATAACTTATCTCTAAACTTTTCAATAGAACCACGCCATGTAAAACTATATTTATTAGCCACCGATTCTATTTTAGTACCATCTATATATAATTTATCTGTATCAATAGATTCTTTTTTTATTAAGTACTTACTTAGTTCATAAAAGATTTCATCTATTCCTTTAACTAAGTATTTATCCATAAAGGTTTTTATTGTTTGATGACTTGGCATTAATTCATCTGTAAGCCACATGATTCTAATATCATTTTTAGCAGCTTTTGCCATATCTCTTAAAGATTGAATCTTTTCCATTTGACAAAACATGATCAGTTTTAACATTTGAACCGGATTATAACCCATACGACCTCTTGGATCTTTTGAGCTATTTAAGTATTTTTTTATCTCCAATTTTCTAAATACTTCATCAAATGTACGAACTTCACTATCAAAAGGAATTTTTATGTCTAATTGTAGTGGTAATTTTAACTGTTTTGGGTTAAAATTATGTTGTATATTTTGTTGTGTTTGCATACTATAATTATACCAAAAAACCGCCCTAGGATTCTAGAGCGGCTTTTTTGTTTTATAGACTGTTACTTTTATTTCGTTACAGTCCCTTTATTATTATAATAAAACATGCTACTTCCTTTTAAAAATGACAATAAAAGTGTATACTAAAAAGAAAAAGAAAGAGAGATATTAGATGCAAGCCAGAACAATCCAACCCACACATCAAGAGTCAGGTCAACTAATATATGATTTTATCAAACAAAAATCATACGTAGAAGCCTATAGGTTATCTAAAAAAATAGAATCAAGTTTATCTAAACTAGATCTTATCAATTACGCTCTTTGCCTAATTAAAATGAATAAAGAACAAGAAGCTATTCTTGCCTTAGAAAAAGCATTTTTGCAAAACCAAAGACTCATGGAGACAACTCCTGAATATAACCAAGAAGAAATCAATTTATTGAAAATAGAAGATAAAGAAAAAACATACCTTCTTCCAATTAATCCAAATTTAACATACGGTAAAAAATATATAGAATATCGAATTGAAAGACTCTTATATGACTTATATAAACAAACAAATAACACATTTAAAATAAATACTATTGTCAATAAATATAAAAAATATGATTTAGAATCTTTAAGAGGTAATTAAAATGTCAGAAGAACAAAAACAAATAGAAAAGATTAAAGATTACTATGAAAAAGAAAGAAACTATCTTAATAGCCTACCTTTATACAAAGCAATCTCTAACTTAGAAATAAAAGATGAATATGATGACTTTAATTCACTTGCCCATATTGCAGTATTATTTAAAGATCTTGAAACTTTAAAATACTTAATAGAAAAAGAAGTGAATCTAAAAGAAGTCAATACTAATAATGATAATCTCTTTCACATGCTTGCTAGAAATAATAGAACAATTCAACAAGATGAAAATACATTAAAACAAATAGCTGATATACTTCTTTCTCAAAGAGTAAGTTTAATCAGAAAAAACAATTCAGGATATACCGCAGTCCATTTATCTGTGATAGAAGAAAACATCGATTTATTAACCTACTTTATAAACAATAATGTCAATCTTACTTTAACAGACAACAATAACCAGACTCTACTTCATTTAATTGTTCATACAATAAAAGAACTCAATCAAAAAAAGGAATACACAAGATTTGAATCTGATAAAAACGAAATAGATGAAAAAATTCTAAAATTAGAAAATATAACAAAAGAACTTATTTCTAAAATAGACTCAGAAATTAGAAATAAAGATGATAAACGAGCAGTAGATCTAAGTATATCTTATGCCTTAGGAAAATTAAGTCTTATTTTAAATGATGAATCATTAGAAGAAAATGATGAAACCCAACTTAAAGTAAAAACAAAATCTAAAACTATCCACCAGGCAATTAAAGATAACGATAGTGAAGCATTTTATGCTTTACTAGAATTAGGTGCTGATGTTAATGAAGTATACCAAGAATCTCCATTCTTGTATCAAACTCCATTAATGGTTGCTATGATGCAAAAAAATATTGAATTTGTTAAAGTACTTCTTGAAAATAATGCAGATCCTAACTTTAAAACAGGAGAAGAAGAAAAAACAGCTCTATTCTTCTTTATATCATATACGCAATATAAAGATACAGATCATAGAAATAAAGTCATTGAACAAATTATTGACCTATTAATCAAACATGGTCTAAATATTAATGACACAGTAGATAAAAATGGTCATACAGCAGTTAATTTATGCTATACAAGAGATTTAGCAGTTAGAACAGATACGCAATACGGAAGTTTTAAAGAACTTGTCGCAAGAACCCTTATCTCAAAAAACGCTGATATTAACATTCCAAATAATAAAGGAATTAATCCAATCATGAATCTTATAATAGATAGTTATCAATATAATGAAAACACACTATTAGATTTATTAGAAAATGAAATCAACTTAGACCAAAAAGATGAATTATCACAAAACCTTGTCATTAAAGCAGCTCAAAATAGAAATGAATCAGTTATGTTACAGTATTTAAACTTTATTGAACAATTTGGTCAACTTAAAACAACAGAAACAGATATTTATCAAAAAATAGCGTTTGATTACGCCACAGAAAATAACTACCAACAACTAGCAACATGGCTTATAGAAAGGATGTAACAATGGAAAACAATATATTAATTACTGCATGTAAAAACAATCAAAAAGGTGTTGCCTTAGCACTCATTAAAAAAGGAGGCTTTGATTTAAATAAAAAAGATCAACTAGGTAATACTGCCTTATTCTACGCAACTCTTAAAAATGCTAAAGACGTTGTTAAATTACTATTAGAACAAGGTGCAGACGCAAGCCTAGCGAATAACCAAAGTGAAGAACCTATTCACGCAGCTTCACAATCAGGAAACAAGGAAATCATCGACTTACTTTTACAAAATGGTGCTCAAGTAAACACAACAGACA contains:
- the dnaN gene encoding DNA polymerase III subunit beta, with amino-acid sequence MNFSINREVLLTQLLNIQKGLPVKTSLPILYAIKFEVLEDHILLTSSNSDIAIQIMIDDPSLKVLQTGKAAIPGKFFIEIMRKINATYVEMALMEDKLLVIKADRSEFKLRLMDFDYYPEIDFLDLDDPIVIDSNVIKTIVRETNFATATNEKRPILTGVNFKYDDNHLYAVATDSYRLSQKNIKLRTHSKQFDIVIPNKSLEELSKILDSINEDIELYINPNKVLFKLNKIWFQTRLLEGNYPDTVKIIPTEFPVSIPFNKEDLLQAVERVSLLSPRDKETNYNIIKLNLNLDKVVEISSTNNEVGDALEEIIPNGDIKGESIKIAFSSKYLVEALKSLNSPEITLNFAGDIKPFVIKGKLDEESLHLILPVRMD
- a CDS encoding RNA-binding S4 domain-containing protein, with product MQEFILRGEFITIAQFLKVNDYITSGGQTKFFLVENEVLLNGIPIIERKKKLKNGDVVTVNKNKYVITYD
- the recF gene encoding DNA replication/repair protein RecF (All proteins in this family for which functions are known are DNA-binding proteins that assist the filamentation of RecA onto DNA for the initiation of recombination or recombinational repair.): MIKKLELKQFRNHLTKTIEFNKNLVYLVGPNGSGKTSILESIYFASTTKSHRTNNEKEMIQENQPFSIIKLKTVTNDFQIVLSDTGKRAFINQVEKRKISDYIGHFKVVMFSPEDLSLIKGSPSDRRKFMDLELMQLYPSYLQTLSQYKKVLKQRNLLLKKIKIDDDYTFLNILGEQLLELGEVLISKRKAFLEELQEELNKAYKLFSNYQTTIQYIPYLTKEKMIEHFTKKQKYDIINQTTMAGPHKDDFIILFNEKIANAFASQGEQRLIMIALKLALLKLIQKHENKEIVLLLDDVLSELDDQIQKTILEQLPKNQQIIISSAVKILENNNIQMIQLNKGA
- the gyrB gene encoding DNA topoisomerase (ATP-hydrolyzing) subunit B, with the translated sequence MSTENKEQKAYDADSIQILEGLEAVRKRPGMYIGSTGERGLHHLVWEIVDNSIDEALAGYADTITVEVLKDNIIRVTDNGRGIPVGIHHKTGKPAVETILTTLHAGGKFDGSSYKVSGGLHGVGASVVNALSSYFIVEVHVNGKIHKQRFEKGFPVTGLDIIGDTTHQGTVITFLADPDVFKETTIYDFETLRSRVQQLAFLNRNIKITITDDRKEEPVSFTYHYEGGLLEYIDFLTGTKTKINANKFYAEKEVDGITLEVALQYTDSYATNLYSFTNNIPTHEGGMHEDGFKMALNRVLAKYAKDNNLLKKDEPFISDDTREGLTAIISVKHPDPQFEGQTKTKLGNVEVRQIASQVVGETFERYLLENPTDAKAIIDKSLLAARARIAARKAREATRRKSPLDALGFASKLADCRSKNPAISELYIVEGDSAGGSAKQGRESEYQAILPLRGKVLNVEKARIDKVLSNNEILSLIQAIGTGIGEEFNPEKARYHKIVIMTDADVDGAHIRTLLLTFFFRYFKPLIDLGYIYFAQPPLYKLQFGKKVEYVYDDEALPKALEQLGGKPSMQRYKGLGEMNPEQLWETTMDPETRTLLQVTMKDAIEADQVFNMLMGEEVAPRKEFIQTNAVYADVDI